The Strix uralensis isolate ZFMK-TIS-50842 chromosome 4, bStrUra1, whole genome shotgun sequence genomic interval CATCTTAACTGGCTCATTGATTCATTTTAGCAAACTGATTTGAGGGGtatcttgtaatttttaaatatacacaattaaatactttttaaaaccaGTCCTTCCATCTTGGCCCTAAAGAGAAGCCAGTTTAGATAGAAAGACAAAACCCTAATCTGCAAAacatgtgtattttaaaaaaccacCTTTTTCCCTAGCAGAACTTACACAGTTACACTGTGCAGTAACAGGTAATACTGATTTACTAAAATGGGCCTGTTTAAGCCATTTGATTACAATAAATTACTGGTTTCTAAGACAATCgcaaaaaattattaatgtgtGTGGTTTCATTTAAATATACACCACCATTCTGCAGTGATATTTCTAATGCCACATCTTGTGCAAATATGTTGTCTCTGTCAAGGTTAGCAACATGTAGATGAACACATCCTTTCTataaaaaattacaaagcatttTACGTATCTTAAGAGGGCTACACcagttttcattatattttacaggtattagcacttttaaaaaatttaaatattagagGGTCAAAATAATCTTTCTGCTTAGCATCTCTCACCTGCAAATATAGCAGGGATGTTATATTTACTTTAATACTTGTATAAACTATGCagaaattttttaataaaacgTAATATATTTTATAAGCTAATAAGACTGAATGGATAAGTAAAGGTTTCTAGTGTGCATTACTATAACTTACAACTATGGAGACATTTTGGTAATCTTTTCTTACTAAAGATGTGAATGTTTAATGTACTTTCACTGTTTCTACTTTGGTAGTCCAATGGGAATTCAGTAATGACATTTTGTCATGTCAAACTGTGAACATAAATTTGTACTGTACAGTCCTCATACTATATTTAGGATACAATGCCTATGTATTATACTTGTTAATAAAACCCTCAGAATATTGTTTGTGGTCATGTCATCATATGCTGTACAACAAAGAGCAGTGACACGATCACAAGGGCCAGGCGTGCCCAGGGGTCCCTGATGGTTCCAGGCAGTATGCGGGACCCCTGGGTTTTCGGAGGGCCCTTCTGCAGTCCCATGCACACCTCCTGTGTGTACCTGCCCGCGTGAGAccgagggcagggcagggcaggagcaggcagggcaggagcaggtgtcccgatccaatgtcgggggaggtttcgatatgatcccaagagtgagattaagacacaaacaaggtcaaatgctgtatacccaaaccgggtttttattattaaagaagtgaagaagggtagcgataggacagaatggaaggaaaagacagaaataaagcaaggatgcgggatagggctgcaagaatagtcaccaccatggatccagtggcgtcccgttggtcctcagtcttcagttcttcgatggtgggtgcacacgaatcAAGCTTCAATGGTAGTGTTACCGAAAAACTtggaataaaacttatcaacaccaatttgatgtagataagcagacacttctttattgacggccgggtgcgcgggtgaatcctttcaccaacgacgcacaccatgcaccaaaatcatacatcttatataaACTcactcatacatattcattaagtattcatgcataaacataacaattcctggaaatcattatcatactctcctcctatttccaattctgcgcagtagagtccagaaacacctggaaatgggtctggggtgtaatgtgagtcggtggTTAATGAGTCagtggtcgcgatctccccctgtcggaattacctattgcttgaggacactgtttcttggcttaaacaTATATattgcttcagccgatttccccattttcccattaatttggattctgacatctctctgcattctttcaggttattaaataccttataagtaaaagttatatatataaatcatcttgaatcttaagcctgttatctagttctaaatgttcctactaggtgattctgaccaattctttcggtcttggtacagggctgtacaggggagttcgtagtagccttggttcctgtatagagtgcaaatgcagcatatgatttttactaaatatcttctatattcctattaaagctaaacaaattaatactaatctatattaaatcaataacatatcaaatcagtaacagtaGACGCATactgagaaaattttctgctgcctaagttcattgtatccgctgattaacatatctgctcgcctttaggtttttttttcctctggtccaacaggttttgttgcatctggcttcagggcaggaacctttgcctcttgtcagttcattagcaaggcatgcatggggtctggcctacacagtagagccacaaatggctacaggatggggcaactcagcacacgtctgcccctttgaggcttgtctaaagagtccggacaatgcaaccgcaaagaagtgagggggtgcatccttcaatacactcccgcttctctgggcgacatcccccagaccaatttacaggccgcagcagcttctcttggaggtttgcacagacacaagcaagctttgaggcagtcataggacatttcagtctctcacagcaggcagggcaggagcgggcagggcaggagcgggcagggcaggagcggGCTCTGCCTGTACGCACCTGCACTGCTTCTTCTAGCTCCTGTGCCGTGGAGGAGCTGTACCCAGCACTGCATTTAGTGGCAAACTCATGGAAATAGTTTACTTGCTTCTAATTAAGGCATTCTAATTAGTCCATTGATGGGTCTGGAGCACCAAACATAGGAATCTGCATATTTTATCACTCGCAAAACGGCTGTCTGGGCCTGTTCCTTTAGCCATGCTCTTCCCCACAGCCCTTTCCCAGGCCAGGGTGCCAGAGCAGTCAGTGCAGGTGCAGACTGCCAACGCATTGATGCGCACGAATCCTGATCCCCTCTGGGCACACCCGCAGGCTTTGCTAAGAGATGATGATGTGTAGAGCTGACAAAGaatggtttttatttcttcacgCTTTTTCAGATGCCTAAAAAGAGTGAGCCCAGTTGAATTCACTATGCATCTCTTAATACTTCCCGTTCCTGCTGAGGTAATTGCACCTGGACGTTGGTCTGTTGCTGCCTGGGACCCCGCAGATCAGGGTGGTGAGTGCCTACGCTTTGCCATAGTGACATACAGAAGGGAAAACAGGTAGATTAGAAAATaggtataaaaataaaactctgctAACAGAGTGTGAGAAAATGACCAGCATGTGTTTCTTGGCATCCCGCTTGAAAATAGGGATTGCTCATTGTAAAGCAAGAGTCAGTGCTCACATCATGCTGTTGATTTACAAGGTTCATTTGTCAGCAAACTAGTCAGTATCTGCACTCCACAGCCTGCTCGGGGGAGGGACCAATGGCATCGGGGATAGAGTCACAGCCACTGACCCCGTGTGGGAACTGCCGCAAGGAAGGGCTGGCTTATCCTCACCTCTCTTCTCTAGCCCACGCACACCTGCGAGTGGCTCCTGCATTTGCTGGACCGAGATGATTATCTATTTCAGTTTTCCTAAAAGGCAAAATGCGTTGTATGTATTCCAGCATGAGCTATCATTCTCAGGAAATAGTGATAATTTAATCGGACACTGGGTGTCACCCTTAGCctgagaaaaaggcaaaatttaaGTTTACGAACTCTGGCCTGGCAGAACACTAACAAAATCGATACACAATGTTGCTTTCATGTGTGGTTCAAGGTCTGTAAGATCAGTGAGAGCAACACCTGACATCATTTTTATAAATACGGGCGTTAGTATGACAGTATTTCAAGAGTTCAACCAGATACTCATGTCCTGTAAGTCTTGCAAACTTCTTCCCAAGAAGCAGCTTTAggaacacatttaaaaaaaaaaaaaatcttcaacagCACCataaaaaacagtgaagaaaagaagTTGCTACATTTggccaaaacaaaaaataatcaacacATGTATGGTCTGAACAGAAACTGAGTTTCAGGGAACAAGAAAATGGAAGTTCCAACACAGAAGTGATGAGAAACTCTGTCAAATggtaacatgaaaaaataaaatcaaaatgaatcTGCTTTACCAAAGGAACTCAGAAGTGTATTCAGCTGTAGTGTACTGGACAGTATGTAAATACCTGAAATACTTGGCATGTGCAGAACGATTTGTGAGCTAGGAAGGACAGAGTATAAAGGGGTGTTACAGGGTTAATATCCTAAAACAATACGCATGACAGACTTGAGAAACTATTCCTTTCACACCTACCAACAACTTAGGTTTCAGAACAGTCTTAAAGGTGAGGGACTCTTCCATGGCCCAGACCCTGTATATTATTTAGGACATAAAACCCAGTTTGCTGATGCATTACATTTACAGGGAACGGAAAGCCTGGTTTGAGAAATGTTACTTCCTCTTTTCTTGTCTAGTAAACAGGACAAAATATGTGCCCATTAAAACATTACCACAAAGTGTGAAGGCTAATCATGTCCTTAGACTGTAATGCTTGGGAGGGGAAGAAGTCTTTCAGGAAGGAGTGGCACAGCATTCTGGTAGCATTCTCCACTGTAAAGCACAGAGGAGCCCTGGAGAGGTAAAGGCTACAAAACTCCTAACCAGCTTAATGTGCACTGACCTCTGTGATTGAACAGTTCCTTAAGTACCCAAGAGCTGTATAGCACACAAGCCTTAAATTACAGACAGATGTAACTCTGGCTGTAGCTGAAAAAAAGAAGCCACTAAAGCTTAGCCAGGCAACTGCCTAAGAGCAGACAGCAATGATACAGAGGAAGTAAAGAACCTGCAGCCAGAAGGATGCTGTACAGTCGGGAAAAACCTGTTAAGAAGGAAACATTGCAGCTCCAGTGGCACATTCAGGCTGCAGCCCCAGGTTTAGCATTACTACTTCTGTGGAAAGCACTTCACAGCCTGCTATAACTGGCTGGCTGGCACACAAGGTTTGCGATGCACTTTCGGCAGTGCCACATGGTGCCCAATGCCCCTGGCCACCATGTTGGGTTGCCATGAAGCACAACTGACTGTCAGGGTAGGGTAAAGCTTTCCTGACTTGAACTCCTGCAGAGCACTAAGCTCCTCTGTGTCTTTGAACATCTCCCCTCAtcataaataatttgcttttcaagCATGCTGCATCCATCAGTTCCCACTGAAGTACTAAGGGTTTAGCAGCCCTTTTTAAGGTACACAAAGAATGCTTGGTTCTGgctttggggaagggggagatcTCAGTTATGTGTTGTCACAGCAGTCAGTAGCCAACTTCCCTTCACCTGAAATTAAGACTTAATAGAGATTTTTAGCCCTTCTTTCCAAAGCTCTACACTGACAGACAGGCATGTAGCATCCTGCTGCGATACTGAGCTGGTAGGTGGGTGCACAGCGGTGTCTCAGCATCTCTGGACACCGGGAAGCTCTCCTGTAGCTTCCCATCCACTGCTTCATCTAGCTACCACCACCCATGCCTGGCAGGTGCTCAGTCAGCTGCCTCAGCGAGTGTTAAGGATCACATCCTCTTACTGGCTTGCTCACCTGCACATGCTGCTCACAGTTGTGATCAGAGGGCTCTGCACTTCCATTAAGCCGTAAGTATAATTATACAACTCCTCATCACCAGTGAAATGACACCAGGAAATTTAATAACAGATAAAAAATGAGAGGTTTATTAGATTGTCAAATTAAATCCAAGCACAGCAAATGATTAGATGTCTCCTATCATCAAATACCATTAGtttaatcagttttattttagcAGAGAAGTTATTTCCCAATGAAAATTACTCCTTTTTCACCTGCTGATTAAAAGGGCAAGGTTAAGAGAGTTCAGTGAAAGTCTGGGGATATTAAGAGGATTCATCTCCAAACATCAAGCTTCTATGTTTTAGAAAACAGGAGAAACAAGCAATTCAATATAGCTTGATATGATCATAGCAGAAAGCAGCAATATTATAATACTATAAAAATTTCATAAGTTCAGATATTAACTATTATTTTGAAGACAACGAACAGTGAATTCTAATCTAGGCAAGTGGGAATGTTTAGTACAGCAAAGGAAGAAGAATGATAAACAGGGACTAATGGCTCCAACTTTCAATTCTTACCCAGGGAAGTCTCTGTCTGTGATGAAGGGAAAGATttccaggaaaggaaaacaggcCAAAGGTGTAGAGATACTGTACCTTTGACTTTTACTGTACCAATGTACAGGAAGGGATTTAAACAagagctttcttcttctttgtatTATTTAATTAAACCCAAGGAAACAGATCCCTACCACCTAAACCTCACAACATCCATGTCAGAACAAAGATTAAATGCATGCCATGACAGTCCTGATGACATTGAACCAACCACTATTTTTGTTACTTTCAAATATTGATTTCAATGGGAAAAGTCCAAAATAAATGCAATCCAAGTCTACAAAAATATGTGCAATCACTATGaaaatttctctctccttctctttgtCGATGATGGGCAACTACAGAAGATTTCTGACTACTTTCATGACTAGAATAAGCAAGAGCAATTTCCAAATGTATCACAATTACATTTTGCTACAAACTAGGAATACTgtaaaaaactataaaaaattgattaaaacaatttaatgcAAGACAGTCAAGTCAGTTATTCACATACTGACTTATACTACTAGTAGAAGTAACATCACTCTGCTCCTCATTAGCTTCAAAAGATATTGGCAGGTTTATGCTAATAGCTGCCCTCAGGTTAGCCCAGAAAAGGGCACGCTTGCTCTTCTCCTTCGGCCACTCCAGGTAGGTTCGCTTTGCCATGAGAGCCTTCAGCTTGTGATACCTGGCAGGGATAATATACGGAGGGATCGGCTCCAGTAAAATGAGGATCAAGCTGTTGGAATTCCCACTGAATAATTTGTGATGGGCAAAGTACAGCTCATAGTGACACCACTCGCTCTGCACGAAGTTGGGAGACAACACAAAGATCGACTTGTAGCTCTTCTCAATGCAGTTAATGATGTTCTCCACAATGCTCTTGCCGGGGACAAAGTTTCTCTCGTGCTGGCACAGTTGTACACAGCCCTCCCCCTTCTCCAGGTTCGGGATCAGCTCGTTCTTCACCCACAACGAATCCCGCTCGCTGTAGGAAATGAACGCATGGAACTGCAGAATGGTCTCCTGCTCTTCGGGGTGGTTGTGCCAAGCTCTCCGCTTCGTCTGCGTCCACTGCCACGTCATCCGCACGTACCACGGCACATCCAGGTAGATGCACAGGAAGGCCACGACAGCCACCAGCACCAGCgtcagcagcagagctgtcacGAGCAAGAGCACCGTGTTGCAAGCCAGTTCAGTCAGGTGGAAGTCCTTCAGCTGCGTTCCTTGCAAGTCTTCCGGGTACTCACACACGTACGCCGCCGGCCAGCCAGACAGCTTCCCCCCAGACTGCCTCTCCAGACGGATAAAGTCTTGCAGTTCACAGGAACACTTGAACGGGTTGCACCCGGCTTGTAGCTCCCTGACCCGCAGGCAGCTCTGGAAGAAGTCGGCAGATGGGGTGAGGATCGAATTCATCTCTACGTTCAGGAACTCCAGGGACATAAAGCCACCACACCCCGGCAGGTCAGACAGCCTGTTCGATGCCAGGTTCAGCTCTTCCAAGGACTTCAGCTCAGCCATCTCCTTGGGGACACTGGTGATCTGATTGTTTTGCAGGTAGAGCTTTTTGATGTTGACTGGCAAGCACTCAAACACGGAATCCATCAGCTGATTTGAGGACAGGTCCAACTCTGTCAGAGACTCAGCCCATCGGCATTGCGCATCAGCAGCATCGTGACGCAGCAAGTTGTTGCTCATGTCCAAGTATTTCAGTGATTTCATATGGCTGGTCATGAAGCTTACCTTGGGAAGGCTCTCAAATTTATTCCTCTGCAAAATAAGTAATTTCAGATCTGTCAGTGTGCCACAGTTCTGGAACAGTTCATCCGTCAGGGCATTGTGAGaaaaatttaaatactgaaatgagCTTGTTCTATTGGGGCAAAGCATGTGTGGCATATATGCATCATATATTGTCAAACTGGCAATATTCATCTCTGAAAACTGTCTGTATAGAATCTCCTGGTTGAAATAATAAACCTTATTACGAACATGCTCCAAAGTTAGCGCTTTCATGGAGCCAtccaaagaaattaattgttcCAGAGAGCTTAATAAGGGTAGAAATTCATATTCAGTCAGCTCCCCCAGTGGTCCCCGAAAAGTCAAATTTCTCACAGTCAAATGCTCCACAGGTGAATACCAAATAAGCAGGAAAATTTGCAAAATGATAGCCCATTGTAAGTCCACAGTGTCAAGCATTAGAGATGTTGTCTTGATTTTCTTCAGAAGCGCTAAAGAAGGAGAGGGGAAATATTTGTAGCTCAAGGTGTATCTTAAGT includes:
- the LOC141942541 gene encoding toll-like receptor 1, translating into MRPLTNIYVFACVFTFMLWNNIQPTVENEFVANYSNRLLTNVPKNIPVHTQVLDLSHNRISGLSISEFISLPDLQVLNLSHNLITELDFSVFIFNEDLEYLDLSHNNILKVYCQTLAYLRHLDLSFNNFTALPICQEFGIMFRLEYLGLSATTIRRSDFRYIIHLQLHTVILTLEEFSLYEPQSLTALNTRSLRIVFAANKNFSFSLLYDGMSTSENLKIVNLRYTLSYKYFPSPSLALLKKIKTTSLMLDTVDLQWAIILQIFLLIWYSPVEHLTVRNLTFRGPLGELTEYEFLPLLSSLEQLISLDGSMKALTLEHVRNKVYYFNQEILYRQFSEMNIASLTIYDAYMPHMLCPNRTSSFQYLNFSHNALTDELFQNCGTLTDLKLLILQRNKFESLPKVSFMTSHMKSLKYLDMSNNLLRHDAADAQCRWAESLTELDLSSNQLMDSVFECLPVNIKKLYLQNNQITSVPKEMAELKSLEELNLASNRLSDLPGCGGFMSLEFLNVEMNSILTPSADFFQSCLRVRELQAGCNPFKCSCELQDFIRLERQSGGKLSGWPAAYVCEYPEDLQGTQLKDFHLTELACNTVLLLVTALLLTLVLVAVVAFLCIYLDVPWYVRMTWQWTQTKRRAWHNHPEEQETILQFHAFISYSERDSLWVKNELIPNLEKGEGCVQLCQHERNFVPGKSIVENIINCIEKSYKSIFVLSPNFVQSEWCHYELYFAHHKLFSGNSNSLILILLEPIPPYIIPARYHKLKALMAKRTYLEWPKEKSKRALFWANLRAAISINLPISFEANEEQSDVTSTSSISQYVNN